One stretch of Terriglobales bacterium DNA includes these proteins:
- a CDS encoding enoyl-CoA hydratase-related protein, whose amino-acid sequence MAATPLTRMTHTKICVELAPPLARIKLNHPPLNVIDVPMMDELKETLAEIEQRADISVIVFEGSEKAFSAGVDVAAHTPENVRDMLTRFHAAIRAIVASRKVTVAAVRGLCLGGGAELAMICDLVYTADGATWQFPEIKLACFPPVAAVALSALIGQKRAAELVLTGRALKGPAAAAIGLANGVTSEDDLEAMVQQAVHNLEQLSPAALAVTKKAFYAWDAIHFDKGLAKAEQLYFDELMKTEDAVEGIQAFLEKRKPVWKGK is encoded by the coding sequence ATGGCCGCGACACCACTGACCCGCATGACCCACACCAAGATCTGCGTTGAGCTGGCGCCGCCGCTGGCGCGCATCAAGCTCAACCATCCGCCGTTGAACGTCATCGATGTCCCCATGATGGATGAATTGAAAGAAACGCTGGCAGAGATCGAGCAGCGCGCCGATATCAGCGTGATCGTCTTCGAGGGATCCGAGAAGGCCTTCTCCGCCGGCGTCGATGTCGCCGCGCACACCCCGGAGAACGTGCGCGACATGCTGACTCGCTTCCACGCCGCGATTCGGGCGATCGTAGCCAGCCGCAAGGTCACCGTGGCCGCCGTGCGCGGCCTGTGCCTGGGAGGCGGCGCCGAGCTGGCCATGATCTGCGACCTGGTCTACACCGCGGACGGCGCCACCTGGCAGTTCCCGGAGATCAAGCTGGCCTGCTTCCCGCCGGTGGCCGCCGTGGCCCTTTCGGCGCTCATCGGACAGAAGCGCGCGGCGGAGCTGGTGCTGACCGGGCGCGCACTCAAAGGGCCGGCGGCGGCGGCCATCGGGCTGGCCAACGGCGTCACTTCCGAAGACGACCTGGAGGCCATGGTCCAGCAGGCCGTCCATAACCTGGAGCAGTTGAGTCCGGCAGCGCTGGCCGTGACCAAGAAAGCTTTCTACGCCTGGGATGCCATCCACTTCGACAAGGGCCTCGCCAAGGCCGAGCAGCTCTACTTCGACGAACTGATGAAAACCGAGGATGCGGTCGAGGGCATCCAGGCGTTTTTGGAGAAGAGGAAGCCGGTGTGGAAGGGGAAGTAG